The genomic stretch CTCATGCACGGTGACGAGCTTGGTGCCGTCCGGGAATGTCGCCTCGACCTGGATGTCGTGGATCATCTCGGCAATCCCGTCCATGCACTGCGCCCGGGTAATCACCTGGGCGCCGGCCTGCATCAGATCGGCGACGGTGCGGCCGTCGCGGGCGCCCTCGACGATGAAATCCGAGATGATGGCGATGGCCTCCGGATGGTTGAGCTTGACGCCGCGCTCCAGCCGGCGGCGCGCCACCATGGCCGCCATCGAGATCAAGAGCTTGTCCTTTTCGCGGGGGGAGAGATTCATGCGGGCACTCTGAATTTGGACCGGTTAGTTGAGCCACAGCCTGGGCAGCGCCGCGCCGGAGGCACGGCCGAGCACGGCCATCATGTCGGCGCGGAGCCGGGCCGCATCTTGGGCACAGAAGCGCGCCATTGCAAATCCATTCCAGCAGGAGATGCCGACCTCGCCGCCGAACGATTCCGATGCCTCGCGGATCCGCTCCACCACCGCCGCGTCGCCGGGCACGATCAGCGCCGTGCCGATAGCGACGCCGCCATTGGCGATCGCCGGGCGCTTCAGTTTTTCGCCGATATCGCCGTCGAGCCGGACGGTCTCGGCGAGCACGAGCCTGCCCGCGCGGCGCAGACGCCAGCGATCGACGAATTCGCCGTGCAGCATCTTTTCCCCCATCGCGGAGCGGCCGAACACCACGATCTCGCAGAGCAGGAGCGAGGCATCCTCCGCCAGATCGATATCGATGCGCCTTAAAATCCGCGCCCGGTCGAACAGGATGGTCTCCTGCGGCAGCCAGGCGAGGTGCGAGCGGGCCTCCGCCCTCAGCGCAATATTGAGCTGCGCGGCCGGCCCCGCCGCGCGGTAGACTTTTTCGGCCGCCGCCGTCGTCAGCGTCAGCCGCGATCCTTCGCCGGCCAGGATGTCGATGTCGAAGCGGTCGCCGCCGGCAATGCCGCCCGCGGTGTTGACGAACACCCCCGATAAGCCCTCGGCCTCGGGCGAGGGAAACCGCACCCGCAGCGAACCGGATTCATGCAACCGGCCGCGGCGGGTGACGCCATCCTGCAAGCGCACGTCGAACTTTACCGCGCCCTGGGCACGGTTGGCGGCGAAAGTCGCCGAAGCCGCGCGCGAAATATCGGTCCGCATCCATCCCCCACGGCAGCGACCGCGAGAGGGCCGCGACTAAATTACAGCGCCATCTGGCGGCTGATTTCGGCGGGATCGAGGTTTGAGCGGTCACAGGCATATTTCACCGCGCCCCGGTCCATGACCGCGAAATTGTCGCCGAGCTCGCAGGCAAAGTCGAGATATTGTTCGACCAGCACGATCGCCATGTTGCCGAGGCTGCGCAGATAGGAGATCGCGCGCCCGATGTCCTTGATGATCGAGGGCTGGATACCCTCGGTCGGCTCGTCGAGCAGCAGCAATTTCGGCCGCATCACCAGCGCACGGCCGATCGCGAGCTGCTGCTGCTGGCCGCCGGAGAGGTCGCCGCCGCGCCGCCCGAGCATCGAGTTCAAGACCGGAAACAACGAGAACACGTCGTCGGGAATGTTGCGGTCGTCGCGCTTCAGCGGCCCGAAGCCGGTCTTGAGATTTTCCTCCACCGTCAGCAGCGGAAAGATCTCGCGGCCCTGCGGCACGAAGCCGATGCCCTTGCGCGCCCGCTCGTAGGGCTTGAGGCCGGTGATGTCGTCGCCATTGAGCGTGATCGAGCCGCTCGCGATCGGGTACTGGCCGACCATCGCGCGCAGCAGCGAGGTCTTGCCGACGCCGTTGCGGCCGAGCACGCAGGTCACCTTGCCGGGTTCGGCCGCGATCGAGACGCCGCGCAGCGCCTGCGCCGCGCCGTAATAGAGGCTGATGTTATCGACCTTCAGCATGGATCACCGCCCCAGATACACTTCGACGACACGGTCATTCGACGATACCTGGTCGATGGTTCCCTCCGCCAGCACGGTGCCTTCGTGCAGGCAGGTCACCTTGACGCCGAGCTCGCGCACGAAGGTCATGTCGTGCTCGACCACCATGATGGTGTGGTTCTTGTTGATCTGCTTCAACAGCTCGGCGGTCAGATGGGTCTCGACGTCGGTCATCCCGGCGACCGGCTCGTCAACCAATAGCACCTTCGGATCCTGCGCCAGCAGCATGCCGATCTCGAGCCACTGTTTCTGACCGTGGGAGAGGCTGCCGGCCAGGCGGTTGCGCGCATCCTTCAGGCGGATGGTCTCCAGCACCTTTTCGATACGTTCGGTCTCGGATTTGCTCTCGCGCCAGAACAGCGTGCCCTTGACGCTGTGGTCGACATTGAGCGCGAGCAGGAGGTTGTCGTAGACGGTCTGGCTCTCGAACACGGTCGGCTTCTGGAATTTGCGGCCGATGCCGAGCTCGGCGATGCGGGTCTCGTCGAGCCGGGTGAGGTCGACGGTGCCGTCGAACAGCACCGTGCCCTCGTCCGGCTTGGTCTTGCCGGTAATGATGTCCATCATCGTGGTCTTGCCGGCGCCGTTCGGGCCGATGATGGCGCGCATCTCGCCGGGCTCCAGCGCCAGCGACAAATTGTTGATGGCGTGGAAGCCGTCGAACGAGACATGCACACCGTCGAGATAGAGCATCGCGGAGGTGGCGCGAGTATCCATCACATTCATGGGCCTACTCCGCCATCTTCGGTGTGCTGACGCCGTCTTCGCACGCCGCGCTTTCCGCGTTCGCGCTGCGCCGCGTCTCGCGCCAGTTGTTGTAGGTGCCGACGATGCCCCTGGGCAGCAGCAGCGTCACCAGGATGAACAGCGCACCCAGCATGAACAGCCAGTACGGCGCCAGCGGGCCCGACGTGAAGTAGGTTTTGGCGTAATTGACGACGATGGCGCCGAGTGCCGCCCCGATCAACGTGCCGCGGCCGCCGACCGCGACCCAGATCACGGCCTCGATGGAATTGCCCGGCGCGAACTCGCCGGGATTGATGATGCCGACCTGAGGGACATAGAGCGCGCCGGCGACGCCGGCCATGCAGGCCGACAGCGTGAACACGAACAGCTTGTAGGATTCGACGCGGTAGCCCAAAAATCGCGTGCGGGATTCTGCGTCGCGAACCGCGATCAGCACCTTGCCGAGTTTCGAGGTCACCACCGCCCGGCAGATCAGGAAGGCGATGATGAGCGCAAGGCAGCTCAAGAGGAACAGCGCGGCGCGGGTGCCGTCAGCTTGCACGTTGAAGCCCAGAATGTCCTTGAAGTCGGTCAGGCCGTTGTTGCCGCCGAAGCC from Bradyrhizobium sp. Ash2021 encodes the following:
- a CDS encoding urease subunit gamma, whose translation is MNLSPREKDKLLISMAAMVARRRLERGVKLNHPEAIAIISDFIVEGARDGRTVADLMQAGAQVITRAQCMDGIAEMIHDIQVEATFPDGTKLVTVHEPIR
- the urtD gene encoding urea ABC transporter ATP-binding protein UrtD, whose product is MNVMDTRATSAMLYLDGVHVSFDGFHAINNLSLALEPGEMRAIIGPNGAGKTTMMDIITGKTKPDEGTVLFDGTVDLTRLDETRIAELGIGRKFQKPTVFESQTVYDNLLLALNVDHSVKGTLFWRESKSETERIEKVLETIRLKDARNRLAGSLSHGQKQWLEIGMLLAQDPKVLLVDEPVAGMTDVETHLTAELLKQINKNHTIMVVEHDMTFVRELGVKVTCLHEGTVLAEGTIDQVSSNDRVVEVYLGR
- the urtE gene encoding urea ABC transporter ATP-binding subunit UrtE, with amino-acid sequence MLKVDNISLYYGAAQALRGVSIAAEPGKVTCVLGRNGVGKTSLLRAMVGQYPIASGSITLNGDDITGLKPYERARKGIGFVPQGREIFPLLTVEENLKTGFGPLKRDDRNIPDDVFSLFPVLNSMLGRRGGDLSGGQQQQLAIGRALVMRPKLLLLDEPTEGIQPSIIKDIGRAISYLRSLGNMAIVLVEQYLDFACELGDNFAVMDRGAVKYACDRSNLDPAEISRQMAL
- the urtC gene encoding urea ABC transporter permease subunit UrtC; protein product: MMPHALTRSLDRSATIFLLVVAALGVLIPLSNLLLPSGSIFQVPTYLVALFGKYVCYAVLALSIDLIWGYCGILSLGHGAFFALGGYAMGMYLMRQIGSRGVYGNPILPDFMVFLNYPKLPWYWYGFDMFWFAALMVLVVPGLLAFCFGWLAFRSRVTGVYLSIITQAMTYALLLAFFRNDFGFGGNNGLTDFKDILGFNVQADGTRAALFLLSCLALIIAFLICRAVVTSKLGKVLIAVRDAESRTRFLGYRVESYKLFVFTLSACMAGVAGALYVPQVGIINPGEFAPGNSIEAVIWVAVGGRGTLIGAALGAIVVNYAKTYFTSGPLAPYWLFMLGALFILVTLLLPRGIVGTYNNWRETRRSANAESAACEDGVSTPKMAE
- a CDS encoding urease accessory protein UreD, whose translation is MRTDISRAASATFAANRAQGAVKFDVRLQDGVTRRGRLHESGSLRVRFPSPEAEGLSGVFVNTAGGIAGGDRFDIDILAGEGSRLTLTTAAAEKVYRAAGPAAQLNIALRAEARSHLAWLPQETILFDRARILRRIDIDLAEDASLLLCEIVVFGRSAMGEKMLHGEFVDRWRLRRAGRLVLAETVRLDGDIGEKLKRPAIANGGVAIGTALIVPGDAAVVERIREASESFGGEVGISCWNGFAMARFCAQDAARLRADMMAVLGRASGAALPRLWLN